One Methanobrevibacter millerae genomic region harbors:
- a CDS encoding ABC transporter permease produces the protein MSLTRKMLRDMRNNKTQFIAIFMMALIGIFAYCGVCSEYYGLEQTSSDFYSETNLADGWIYNTTITDDAVDEIDNFSTGSERQLVIQSVGEFENDPDITLHFLENNTISKFYLVEGEELNLSDDSGVWLDKRFANAQNLTVGDNITFKLNGLEIEKEIKGIGYSPEYVYEASPTTIIPDFKDMGFAYLSHEAFPMDIQYNALLVKFNQSPEDFKDSLDDSVDYLSFTKQADHVSVSQFNEEMAQHKMIGDVFPLLFIAVTFLTLLTTMTRIVSHQRTQIGVLKAVGYKNRTIILHFMSYGFWLVLAGAILGLVTGPMVIPNLFYPTMSSRYSLPEWHPGFDNTFIIVAAAMVISSLLVSYWAARNISKENPANTMRPKAPNVSSSGVLEKSGFWKKLGFNLRWNYRDAKRNRFRALMAIIGVMGCVGLLICAFGMDDSMDNLASWEYDDISHFESKLFINSNATFSDIDEVADEVNGSTIMEQAIEIKAHGNEKTAMILSLNETDLISQTDKYQNPINLTSTDISLSAKVAETLGVDVGDSIKWHIVGSDDWVECKITNIHGEPMSQGIILSADKLEDLDLNFTPTSILSDEKVDDDYDSIKSVSTIGEMMENWDEMSGSIMMLVSIIIIFAVLLAIVVLYNLGILSFTEIEREIATLKVLGFKTRDLRKLLLTQNLFFTGIGFLLGIPLGFYLMTLIMNAAGETIYYIPSLTWGNIALSAVITFTISIAVNLLFSGKIKNLNMVEALKDVE, from the coding sequence ATGTCACTTACTCGCAAAATGCTGAGGGATATGAGAAACAACAAGACTCAATTCATAGCCATATTCATGATGGCATTAATTGGTATTTTCGCTTATTGCGGTGTTTGCAGCGAGTATTATGGACTGGAACAGACTTCTTCTGATTTTTACAGCGAAACCAATCTTGCCGATGGCTGGATTTACAATACCACAATCACCGATGATGCCGTTGATGAAATAGATAACTTTTCTACCGGCAGTGAAAGGCAGCTGGTCATACAATCGGTAGGTGAGTTTGAAAACGACCCCGACATCACCCTGCATTTTCTTGAAAACAATACCATTTCGAAGTTTTACCTCGTGGAAGGCGAGGAATTGAATTTATCCGACGATTCAGGAGTCTGGCTCGACAAGCGCTTTGCGAATGCCCAGAACTTAACGGTTGGAGACAACATAACATTTAAATTAAATGGGCTTGAAATTGAAAAGGAAATAAAGGGAATCGGATATTCTCCAGAATACGTTTATGAGGCATCTCCAACAACAATAATTCCCGATTTCAAGGATATGGGATTTGCATATCTCTCACACGAGGCATTTCCAATGGATATCCAGTATAACGCCCTGCTGGTCAAGTTCAATCAGAGTCCTGAAGATTTCAAGGATTCCCTGGACGATTCCGTTGACTATTTATCATTTACAAAGCAGGCAGACCATGTCAGCGTATCACAGTTCAACGAGGAAATGGCACAGCACAAGATGATTGGTGACGTTTTCCCGTTACTGTTTATTGCAGTTACCTTTTTGACTCTTTTAACGACAATGACTCGTATAGTATCGCACCAGAGAACTCAAATCGGTGTTTTAAAGGCTGTGGGCTATAAGAACCGAACAATTATCCTGCATTTCATGTCCTATGGATTCTGGCTCGTTCTGGCCGGAGCTATTCTGGGACTGGTCACGGGACCTATGGTCATTCCTAATTTATTCTATCCGACAATGAGCTCAAGGTATTCCCTTCCGGAGTGGCATCCTGGATTTGACAACACTTTCATCATTGTGGCCGCAGCAATGGTCATATCTTCGCTTCTGGTATCGTACTGGGCTGCAAGAAACATTTCAAAGGAAAATCCTGCAAATACCATGAGGCCTAAGGCGCCGAATGTTTCATCTTCCGGAGTTCTTGAAAAGTCAGGGTTCTGGAAGAAACTGGGATTCAACCTTCGCTGGAATTACCGTGATGCCAAAAGGAACCGTTTCAGGGCACTGATGGCAATAATTGGCGTTATGGGTTGTGTAGGACTTTTAATTTGCGCTTTTGGTATGGACGACTCAATGGATAATCTGGCGTCATGGGAATATGATGATATCAGCCATTTCGAATCCAAACTCTTCATAAACAGCAACGCAACCTTTTCGGATATTGATGAGGTTGCTGATGAGGTAAACGGCAGTACGATTATGGAGCAAGCTATTGAAATAAAGGCTCATGGAAATGAAAAGACGGCGATGATTCTGTCGTTAAATGAAACGGATTTGATATCTCAGACAGACAAGTATCAAAATCCTATTAATTTAACCTCGACAGATATATCACTTTCAGCAAAAGTTGCAGAAACTCTTGGAGTTGATGTGGGAGACTCCATAAAGTGGCACATTGTAGGTTCAGACGACTGGGTTGAATGCAAAATAACTAATATTCATGGAGAGCCGATGTCACAGGGAATAATACTTTCAGCAGATAAACTGGAGGATTTGGATTTGAATTTCACTCCAACAAGCATCTTGAGTGATGAAAAGGTGGATGATGACTATGATTCAATCAAAAGCGTTTCGACAATCGGCGAAATGATGGAAAACTGGGATGAAATGAGCGGATCCATAATGATGCTTGTTTCAATCATAATAATCTTTGCGGTTCTTCTGGCAATTGTAGTACTGTATAATCTTGGAATATTGTCATTTACCGAAATCGAGCGTGAAATTGCTACCTTAAAAGTGTTAGGATTTAAAACAAGGGATTTAAGAAAGCTTCTGCTTACTCAAAACCTCTTCTTTACGGGTATCGGATTCCTTCTGGGCATTCCTCTGGGATTCTATCTGATGACGCTGATAATGAACGCTGCAGGAGAAACCATTTATTACATTCCGTCATTAACCTGGGGAAACATCGCATTGAGTGCAGTCATTACTTTTACAATATCCATTGCTGTTAATTTATTGTTTTCAGGCAAAATAAAGAATCTGAATATGGTTGAAGCGCTTAAAGACGTTGAATAG
- a CDS encoding Ig-like domain repeat protein, with protein MNETGNTDEIPEINVEIPENGIYNVTFETNDLTKIYKNGSQFEAKVKDNYEGISFFDKPTKCTFEVNGVLYYRAIQNNTSKLNINLEPGTYVITTYYGILKNTNTITVLPTITENNDLTKFYKNDSQYTVKILGPDGKPVSSGKNVTFNINGVFYTRQTNADGIAKLNINLAPGDYIITAEYEGCKVSNKIIVRPTLMLFPRIAIGSGIISVRVLDGKGESFENAPIKININGEFYEFKTGKDGVFIADGSVIKLPPRDYLYTVYYNGDSVSGIWHLHGAVIDHDSADWALEKLYS; from the coding sequence ATGAATGAAACTGGAAATACAGACGAAATTCCAGAAATAAATGTTGAAATTCCTGAAAATGGAATATATAATGTCACATTTGAAACAAACGACCTGACTAAAATCTACAAAAACGGTTCACAATTCGAAGCCAAAGTTAAAGATAATTACGAAGGAATTTCTTTTTTTGATAAACCTACAAAATGCACATTTGAAGTTAATGGAGTTTTATATTACCGGGCGATTCAAAACAACACTTCAAAATTGAATATTAACCTAGAGCCGGGAACATATGTAATAACAACATATTACGGAATACTCAAAAATACGAATACGATAACTGTCTTGCCGACAATAACCGAAAACAACGACTTAACCAAATTTTACAAAAACGATTCCCAATACACTGTTAAAATTTTAGGTCCTGACGGCAAACCAGTAAGCAGCGGAAAAAACGTGACATTCAACATTAATGGAGTATTTTATACCCGCCAGACAAATGCTGACGGAATTGCAAAATTAAATATTAATTTAGCTCCCGGAGACTACATTATAACTGCCGAATACGAAGGATGTAAAGTTTCAAACAAAATAATCGTTAGGCCGACGCTCATGCTCTTTCCTCGAATAGCTATTGGCAGCGGAATAATAAGTGTTAGAGTACTTGATGGAAAAGGAGAAAGCTTTGAAAACGCACCAATAAAAATTAATATTAATGGAGAATTCTATGAATTTAAAACCGGAAAAGATGGCGTTTTTATAGCTGATGGCTCAGTTATTAAACTTCCACCAAGAGATTATTTGTATACAGTTTATTATAATGGAGATTCAGTTTCTGGAATATGGCATCTCCACGGAGCTGTAATAGACCACGATAGTGCAGATTGGGCTTTAGAAAAACTTTATTCTTAA